In one Silene latifolia isolate original U9 population chromosome 10, ASM4854445v1, whole genome shotgun sequence genomic region, the following are encoded:
- the LOC141607558 gene encoding putative protein FAR1-RELATED SEQUENCE 10, translated as MSCMDIVAVENVTDDGTPKAPVTEEEFCRQVEDVFTPYVGMQFGDIEEAITFYNVYALVTGFDVRKYTTKKWRDGTIKSKLLVCNREGFTPTIKENISNEGNEVKQERRTKLKRMGCKARIRLFFKKGVLLVDQFHEGLNHELVSVKDREFQKLSKNISKFHMGLIVANSRLNIGATKTYRMCKELVKGF; from the exons atgtcttGTATGGATATTGTAGCAGTGGAGAATG TGACAGATGATGGTACACCAAAAGCACCTGTTACAGAGGAGGAATTCTGTAGGCAGGTGGAAGATGTTTTTACACCGTATGTCGGAATGCAGTTTGGGGACATTGAGGAAGCTATTACTTTTTATAATGTGTACGCACTTGTTACTGGATTTGATGTGCGTAAGTACACGACAAAGAAGTGGCGTGATGGCACTATAAAATCGAAGCTTCTGGTGTGTAACAGGGAAGGTTTCACTCCAACAATTAAGGAGAACATAAGTAATGAGGGGAATGAGGTGAAGCAGGAAAGGAGAACTAAGTTAAAGAGAATGGGGTGCAAGGCTAGAATTAGGTTATTTTTTAAGAAAGGTGTCTTATTAGTAGACCAATTTCACGAGGGGCTTAATCATGAGCTTGTATCTGTCAAAGATAGAGAGTTTCAGAAGTTATCGAAAAACATTTCGAAGTTTCACATGGGTTTGATTGTCGCAAATTCAAGG CTAAATATTGGAGCAACAAAGACTTACAGAATGTGTAAGGAGCTTGTTAAGGGTTTTTAG
- the LOC141607559 gene encoding protein FAR-RED IMPAIRED RESPONSE 1-like, with protein sequence MAETQPGFYFDYDVDSDGSLRRAIWADGIARRNYAAFGDAVSYDPTYSTNKYSMVFTPFTGVDNHKRSVTFCCAIIAKENHESFKWVFDRFLIAMGGKEPEYLITDQDPGIMKAFPLVFKTARHRFCMWHIMNKVPTKYGSSRADYQDFLKKLNAIIWDEDLEAEEFDGKWLEIMDQHIVGDVEWFVDCYSIRKQWVMAHCKDLNMGAVMRTTQRSESENSFFKRFEYKSGTLVEFWMRFESAMEQQRHNTKRLDNENRQSNPKLSTKLAIESDGARVYTHDVFEEFQKEVKYSTDTCSCKGFVVLGNLEVSTVMDAERSRNFEVQFNPGTLEARCTCRLFERRGLLCRHIIWIYSSNSVKIIPEYAVARRWTKDAVRGTECVYDGEEIVDMDIIDAKQLEMTKLWSEVYETVGLLGGRDKGDVESLSKLIRDFREKLLLSNRNRVKRRNGKITWL encoded by the exons ATGGCAGAAACTCAGCCAGGTTTTTACTTCGACTATGATGTGGACTCAGATGGTAGCCTGCGTAGGGCAATTTGGGCTGATGGTATTGCTAGGAGGAACTATGCCGCCTTTGGTGATGCTGTTTCTTATGACCCTACCTACTCGACAAACAAGTACTCAATGGTTTTCACCCCATTCACTGGTGTTGACAACCATAAACGATCCGTAACCTTTTGTTGCGCAATTATTGCAAAAGAAAATCATGAATCGTTTAAGTGGGTATTTGATAGGTTTCTCATTGCAATGGGGGGTAAGGAACCAGAGTATTTAATAACCGATCAGGATCCGGGAATTATGAAAGCTTTTCCCCTTGTTTTCAAGACAGCAAGACATAGGTtttgtatgtggcatattatgAATAAGGTGCCTACTAAGTATGGTAGCTCGCGAGCTGATTACCAGGATTTCTTGAAGAAATTAAATGCTATCATATGGGACGAGGATCTTGAAGCGGAGGAGTTTGATGGTAAGTGGTTAGAAATAATGGATCAACATATAGTTGGTGATGTTGAGTGGTTTGTTGACTGCTACTCTATAAGGAAGCAGTGGGTGATGGCCCATTGTAAGGACTTGAATATGGGCGCTGTAATGAGGACGACGCAGAGGTCAGAGAGTGAGAACAGTTTTTTTAAGCGGTTTGAGTACAAATCTGGTACTTTGGTAGAGTTTTGGATGCGCTTTGAAAGTGCTATGGAACAACAAAGACACAATACAAAGAGACTTGACAACGAAAACCgacaatcaaaccctaaactgtCTACTAAGTTGGCAATAGAGAGTGACGGGGCAAGGGTTTACACACATGACGTGTTTGAGGAGTTTCAAAAGGAGGTGAAGTACTCCACTGATACATGTAGTTGCAAGGGTTTTGTGGTATTGGGTAACTTAGAGGTCAGTACCGTGATGGATGCAGAGAGAAGCCGTAATTTTGAAGTTCAGTTTAACCCAG GTACACTCGAGGCGAGATGTACGTGTAGACTGTTTGAGCGTAGGGGACTGCTATGCAGACATATAATTTGGATTTATTCAAGCAATAGTGTAAAAATAATTCCGGAATATGCAGTTGCCAGGAGATGGACGAAAGATGCTGTGAGGGGAACTGAGTGCGTTTATGACGGGGAGGAAATTGTGGACATGGATATCATCGACGCAAAACAGCTTGAGATGACGAAACTGTGGTCAGAAGTTTATGAGACCGTTGGATTACTTGGTGGCAGAGATAAGGGAGATGTTGAGAGCCTTTCAAAACTAATTAGAGACTTTCGGGAAAAGCTATTATTATCGAACAGGAACCGAGTAAAAAGAAGAAATGGAAAAATTACTTGGCTGTAA